From Hippea jasoniae, one genomic window encodes:
- the tig gene encoding trigger factor: MVEVAVEDVKPSRKKLQIKVDAKKVKEKKDEIINELKKSVRIKGFRKGKVPREIIVRNYKKEIEEDTQRELVAEAFEFAIQKEKIDTVSDPVFLDIKMDDNDGLSFTAMVDIKPEFELKEYKGIEIKAKPIEVKQEDIDKVIDQLREAFATLEDKEGAIEEGDFALIELKTFTKDTKYPINDFASDNLPVEVGKKQLIEEIEKALIGMKAGEEKEVEASFDKEYPLRALKGKDVIFKIKVKSVKKRILPEVDDELAKKINKEFNSVDDLIEDVKKRLKENKEKEEVERQKDELLDKLLEQYDFDLPESLVNNEANQMIMEYVKNMYYMGVDISTDEFKPAALREKFEPEARKRVKATFVLLKIAEKEGLDVSSEEINDVISRDANAQRKPFDEVYKEYQEKGLLPVIQMEILGDKALDLVYKNAKIIEAKEEKEQNPQEAKEEVEKT, encoded by the coding sequence GAAAAAAAGGATGAAATCATCAACGAGCTAAAAAAAAGCGTTAGAATCAAGGGATTCAGAAAAGGTAAAGTGCCAAGAGAAATCATAGTTAGAAACTACAAAAAGGAGATTGAAGAGGATACGCAGAGAGAGCTTGTAGCCGAAGCCTTTGAATTTGCCATCCAGAAGGAAAAGATCGACACAGTTTCAGATCCTGTATTCTTAGACATAAAGATGGACGATAACGACGGCTTATCCTTTACAGCCATGGTTGATATAAAACCTGAATTTGAGCTAAAGGAATACAAAGGCATCGAAATTAAGGCAAAACCGATAGAGGTTAAGCAGGAAGATATAGACAAGGTAATAGATCAATTAAGAGAAGCCTTTGCTACATTGGAGGATAAAGAAGGAGCAATAGAAGAAGGCGATTTTGCATTGATTGAGCTTAAAACATTCACAAAAGATACAAAATACCCAATAAACGATTTTGCATCAGATAACCTTCCCGTTGAGGTGGGCAAAAAGCAGCTGATCGAGGAGATCGAAAAAGCCTTGATTGGCATGAAAGCAGGAGAGGAAAAAGAGGTTGAAGCATCGTTTGATAAAGAATATCCATTAAGAGCTTTGAAGGGCAAAGATGTAATCTTCAAAATAAAGGTCAAATCGGTTAAAAAACGCATTCTGCCTGAAGTAGATGATGAGCTTGCAAAAAAGATCAACAAGGAGTTTAACTCTGTAGATGACTTAATTGAGGATGTTAAAAAAAGATTAAAAGAAAACAAAGAAAAAGAAGAGGTAGAAAGGCAGAAGGATGAGCTTTTAGATAAACTGCTTGAGCAATACGATTTTGATCTGCCTGAAAGTTTGGTAAATAATGAAGCCAATCAAATGATTATGGAATATGTAAAGAACATGTATTACATGGGTGTGGATATTTCAACAGATGAGTTTAAACCCGCTGCTTTGAGGGAAAAATTTGAGCCTGAGGCAAGAAAAAGGGTTAAAGCAACATTTGTTCTTTTGAAAATAGCTGAAAAAGAGGGGCTTGATGTAAGTTCTGAGGAAATCAACGATGTCATCTCAAGGGATGCAAACGCCCAGAGAAAACCGTTTGATGAGGTTTACAAAGAGTATCAGGAAAAAGGCTTACTGCCTGTAATTCAGATGGAGATCTTAGGCGACAAAGCTTTGGATCTTGTTTATAAAAACGCAAAGATTATTGAGGCCAAAGAGGAAAAAGAACAAAACCCTCAAGAAGCAAAAGAAGAGGTTGAAAAAACATGA
- the clpP gene encoding ATP-dependent Clp endopeptidase proteolytic subunit ClpP, translated as MNLIPIVIEKTPQGERAYDIYSRLLKDRIVMLNGEINDDTSSIIVSQLLFLESEDPDKDIFLYINSPGGSVTAGLAIYDTIQYIKCDVTTICIGSAASMGALLLASGTKGKRYSLPHARIMIHQPIGGITGQATEIEIHAKEILRLKKILNEILAKHTGKRLKTIEKDTERDYFMDANEALKYGIIDRIIYSREEEEKTDENNG; from the coding sequence ATGAACTTAATACCAATTGTCATAGAAAAAACACCACAGGGAGAAAGGGCATACGACATCTATTCGCGCCTATTAAAGGATCGTATCGTTATGCTCAACGGTGAAATAAACGATGATACAAGCAGTATTATCGTAAGTCAGCTATTATTCTTAGAAAGCGAAGACCCGGATAAAGATATCTTTCTATATATCAACTCACCCGGCGGCAGTGTAACAGCCGGTCTTGCAATTTATGATACAATACAATATATAAAATGCGATGTGACAACGATATGTATAGGATCTGCAGCAAGCATGGGCGCATTACTGCTTGCAAGCGGCACAAAGGGCAAAAGATATTCACTCCCCCATGCCCGCATAATGATCCATCAGCCTATAGGAGGCATCACAGGTCAGGCAACAGAGATTGAAATACACGCAAAGGAGATTCTGCGTCTTAAAAAGATTCTCAATGAGATACTGGCAAAACACACAGGCAAAAGACTTAAAACCATTGAAAAAGATACAGAAAGGGATTATTTTATGGATGCCAATGAGGCATTAAAATACGGGATAATCGATAGAATTATCTATTCAAGAGAAGAAGAGGAGAAAACAGATGAAAACAATGGGTAG